One region of Corvus moneduloides isolate bCorMon1 chromosome 15, bCorMon1.pri, whole genome shotgun sequence genomic DNA includes:
- the SLC6A7 gene encoding sodium-dependent proline transporter isoform X2, producing MKQVRRQHLRKPVTPDLLVSPSSQDGDLGSECLEDRGNWTGRLDFLLSCIGYCVGLGNVWRFPYRAYTNGGGAFLVPYFIMLAICGIPIFFMELSLGQFSSLGPLAVWKISPLFKGVGMGTILIVSLVAIYYNMIIAYVLFYLFASLTSDLPWQHCGNWWNTDLCLDHHVIKAGNNTLPVNISNTVSPSEEYWSRYVLHIQGSSGIGDPGRIRWNLCLCLLLSWTIVYLCILKGVKSSGKVVYFTATFPYLILVMLLIRGVTLEGAWKGIQFYLTPQFDHLLSSKVWIEAALQIFYSLGVGFGGLLTFASYNTFHQNIYRDTFIVTLGNAITSILAGFAIFSVLGYMSQELGVPVNQVAKAGPGLAFVVYPQAMTMLPLSPFWSFLFFFMLLTLGLDSQFAFMETIVTAVTDEFPYYLRPKKASFSAVICIALFLMGLILTTEGGMYWLVLLDDYSAGFGLMVVVITTCLVVTRVYGMKRFCRDIHMMLGFKPGPYFRACWMVLSPATMMALLVYNIVKYQPSEYGNYRFPTWAEVLGILMGVLSCLMIPMGMVVAVLQEEGTLWEPINT from the exons ATGAAGCAGGTTCGGCGGCAGCATCTCCGGAAG CCAGTGACACCAGATCTCCTGGTAAGCCCCAGCAGCCAGGATGGGGACCTGGGCTCCGAGTGCCTGGAAGACAGAGGGAACTGGACAGGGCGGCTGgatttcctcctctcctgcatTGGATACTGCGTGGGCCTTGGAAACGTCTGGAGGTTTCCCTACAGGGCTTACACCAACGGAGGAG GAGCTTTCTTGGTTCCTTATTTCATCATGCTGGCCATCTGTGGGATCCCCATCTTCTTCATGGAGCTCTCACTTGGCCAGTTCTCCAGCCTGGGGCCACTCGCAGTCTGGAAGATAAGCCCTCTCTTTAAAG gCGTTGGCATGGGCACGATCCTCATCGTCTCCTTGGTGGCCATTTACTACAATATGATCATTGCTTACGTTCTCTTCTACCTCTTTGCATCCCTCACAAGCGACTTGCCCTGGCAGCACTGCGGCAACTGGTGGAACACCGACCTGTGCCTGGACCACCACGTCATCAAGGCGGGGAACAACACCCTCCCCGTCAACATCAGCAACACCGTCAGCCCCAGTGAGGAGTACTGGAG CCGGTATGTCCTGCACATCCAAGGAAGCTCGGGGATTGGGGATCCTGGGAGGATCCGCTGGAACTTGTGTCTGTGCCTGCTCCTTTCTTGGACTATCGTTTATCTGTGCATCCTTAAGGGAGTCAAATCCTCTGGCAAG GTCGTGTACTTCACTGCCACCTTCCCATACCTCATCCTGGTGATGCTGCTCATTCGGGGCGTGACCCTGGAGGGGGCCTGGAAGGGGATCCAGTTTTATCTCACGCCCCAGTTCGATCATTTGCTGTCTTCCAAG GTGTGGATCGAGGCAGCCCTGCAGATTTTCTACTCCCTTGGGGTGGGCTTTGGGGGCCTCCTCACCTTTGCATCCTACAACACCTTCCATCAGAATATCTACAG GGACACCTTCATAGTGACCCTGGGCAATGCCATCACCAGCATCCTGGCAGGGTTTGCCATCTTCTCTGTTTTGGGATACATGTCCCAGGAGCTTGGGGTCCCTGTTAACCAGGTGGCAAAAGCAG GTCCTGGTCTGGCTTTTGTGGTGTACCCCCAGGCCATGACAATGCTCCCCCTTTCTCCATTCTGGTCATTCCTGTTCTTCTTCATGCTGTTAACCTTGGGCCTGGACAGCCAG TTTGCATTTATGGAGACCATCGTTACGGCAGTGACAGATGAATTCCCCTACTACCTGCGGCCAAAGAAAGCTTCATTCTCAGCTGTCATCTGCATTGCCCTCTTCCTGATGGGGCTCATCCTCACAACAGAG GGTGGGATGTACTGGCTGGTCCTGCTGGATGACTACAGTGCTGGCTTTGGTCTCATGGTGGTGGTGATCACTACCTGCCTTGTGGTGACACGTGTCTATG gCATGAAGAGGTTCTGCCGAGATATCCACATGATGCTGGGATTCAAACCAGGGCCCTACTTCAGAGCCTGCTGGATGGTCCTATCCCCGGCAACAATGATG GCTCTGCTGGTGTATAACATTGTCAAGTACCAGCCCTCTGAGTATGGCAACTACCGCTTCCCCACCTGGGCCGAGGTCTTGGGCATCCTCATGGGAGTCCTCTCCTGCCTGATGATTCCCATGGGCATGGTGGTGGCTGTGCTCCAAGAAGAAGGGACGCTGTGGGAG CCCATAAACACGTGA
- the SLC6A7 gene encoding sodium-dependent proline transporter isoform X1: MKQVRRQHLRKPVTPDLLVSPSSQDGDLGSECLEDRGNWTGRLDFLLSCIGYCVGLGNVWRFPYRAYTNGGGAFLVPYFIMLAICGIPIFFMELSLGQFSSLGPLAVWKISPLFKGVGMGTILIVSLVAIYYNMIIAYVLFYLFASLTSDLPWQHCGNWWNTDLCLDHHVIKAGNNTLPVNISNTVSPSEEYWSRYVLHIQGSSGIGDPGRIRWNLCLCLLLSWTIVYLCILKGVKSSGKVVYFTATFPYLILVMLLIRGVTLEGAWKGIQFYLTPQFDHLLSSKVWIEAALQIFYSLGVGFGGLLTFASYNTFHQNIYRDTFIVTLGNAITSILAGFAIFSVLGYMSQELGVPVNQVAKAGPGLAFVVYPQAMTMLPLSPFWSFLFFFMLLTLGLDSQFAFMETIVTAVTDEFPYYLRPKKASFSAVICIALFLMGLILTTEGGMYWLVLLDDYSAGFGLMVVVITTCLVVTRVYGMKRFCRDIHMMLGFKPGPYFRACWMVLSPATMMALLVYNIVKYQPSEYGNYRFPTWAEVLGILMGVLSCLMIPMGMVVAVLQEEGTLWERVQQASRPAMDWGPSLEENRTGVYVASLAGSQSPKPLMVHMRKYGGITSYENTAIEVDREMEEEDDEESMI; the protein is encoded by the exons ATGAAGCAGGTTCGGCGGCAGCATCTCCGGAAG CCAGTGACACCAGATCTCCTGGTAAGCCCCAGCAGCCAGGATGGGGACCTGGGCTCCGAGTGCCTGGAAGACAGAGGGAACTGGACAGGGCGGCTGgatttcctcctctcctgcatTGGATACTGCGTGGGCCTTGGAAACGTCTGGAGGTTTCCCTACAGGGCTTACACCAACGGAGGAG GAGCTTTCTTGGTTCCTTATTTCATCATGCTGGCCATCTGTGGGATCCCCATCTTCTTCATGGAGCTCTCACTTGGCCAGTTCTCCAGCCTGGGGCCACTCGCAGTCTGGAAGATAAGCCCTCTCTTTAAAG gCGTTGGCATGGGCACGATCCTCATCGTCTCCTTGGTGGCCATTTACTACAATATGATCATTGCTTACGTTCTCTTCTACCTCTTTGCATCCCTCACAAGCGACTTGCCCTGGCAGCACTGCGGCAACTGGTGGAACACCGACCTGTGCCTGGACCACCACGTCATCAAGGCGGGGAACAACACCCTCCCCGTCAACATCAGCAACACCGTCAGCCCCAGTGAGGAGTACTGGAG CCGGTATGTCCTGCACATCCAAGGAAGCTCGGGGATTGGGGATCCTGGGAGGATCCGCTGGAACTTGTGTCTGTGCCTGCTCCTTTCTTGGACTATCGTTTATCTGTGCATCCTTAAGGGAGTCAAATCCTCTGGCAAG GTCGTGTACTTCACTGCCACCTTCCCATACCTCATCCTGGTGATGCTGCTCATTCGGGGCGTGACCCTGGAGGGGGCCTGGAAGGGGATCCAGTTTTATCTCACGCCCCAGTTCGATCATTTGCTGTCTTCCAAG GTGTGGATCGAGGCAGCCCTGCAGATTTTCTACTCCCTTGGGGTGGGCTTTGGGGGCCTCCTCACCTTTGCATCCTACAACACCTTCCATCAGAATATCTACAG GGACACCTTCATAGTGACCCTGGGCAATGCCATCACCAGCATCCTGGCAGGGTTTGCCATCTTCTCTGTTTTGGGATACATGTCCCAGGAGCTTGGGGTCCCTGTTAACCAGGTGGCAAAAGCAG GTCCTGGTCTGGCTTTTGTGGTGTACCCCCAGGCCATGACAATGCTCCCCCTTTCTCCATTCTGGTCATTCCTGTTCTTCTTCATGCTGTTAACCTTGGGCCTGGACAGCCAG TTTGCATTTATGGAGACCATCGTTACGGCAGTGACAGATGAATTCCCCTACTACCTGCGGCCAAAGAAAGCTTCATTCTCAGCTGTCATCTGCATTGCCCTCTTCCTGATGGGGCTCATCCTCACAACAGAG GGTGGGATGTACTGGCTGGTCCTGCTGGATGACTACAGTGCTGGCTTTGGTCTCATGGTGGTGGTGATCACTACCTGCCTTGTGGTGACACGTGTCTATG gCATGAAGAGGTTCTGCCGAGATATCCACATGATGCTGGGATTCAAACCAGGGCCCTACTTCAGAGCCTGCTGGATGGTCCTATCCCCGGCAACAATGATG GCTCTGCTGGTGTATAACATTGTCAAGTACCAGCCCTCTGAGTATGGCAACTACCGCTTCCCCACCTGGGCCGAGGTCTTGGGCATCCTCATGGGAGTCCTCTCCTGCCTGATGATTCCCATGGGCATGGTGGTGGCTGTGCTCCAAGAAGAAGGGACGCTGTGGGAG CGAGTCCAGCAAGCCAGCCGGCCGGCCATGGACTGgggcccatccctggaggagAACCGCACGGGCGTGTACGTGGCGAGCCTGGCCGGCAGCCAGTCCCCCAAACCCCTGATGGTCCACATGCGGAAATACGGGGGCATCACCAGCTACGAGAACACGGCCATCGAGGTGGACCgggagatggaggaggaggacgatGAGGAGTCCATGATATGA